A genomic region of Polypterus senegalus isolate Bchr_013 chromosome 17, ASM1683550v1, whole genome shotgun sequence contains the following coding sequences:
- the ubtf gene encoding nucleolar transcription factor 1 translates to MNGATEPPARDVLAKEQDAWSKEDLLHLLENMKLNIPPNDVSKFKTSESHLNWDKVAFNHHTGDVCRQKWLQISNKIRKFRTLTELIVDAEDQVQNPYKGKKLKQHPDFPKKPLTPYFRFFTEKRAKYAKLHPEMSSLDLTKILSKKYKELPEKKKMKYIEDFQREKEEYERSMDKFRKDHPDLMENLKRSDVPDKPKTPQQLWYNHEKKAYLKNYPDATTKEIKENLAKQWTQLSDKKRLKWINKSLEQQKQYEELMRVYVHQHPELNISQEVISKSTLTKAERQLKDKFAGRPTKPPPNCYSMYCAELMSNMKDVPSTERMMMCSKQWKLLSQKQKDVYQKRCEQRKKDYEVELNRYLCSLPEKEQQRVLEEEKMQGYNKRVTSSPSSRSNSNAKGSSGKPKRPISAMFIFSEEKRKKLQEERPDLSENELTRLLARMWNELSDKKKEKYKRLEAVVKAESEKERSSLPESPKTAEEIWQQSVIGDYLARYRNDRAKALKAMEATWNTMEKKEKMMWIKKAAEDQKRYERELSEMRAPPPSGKKMKFEGEPKKPPMNGYQKFSQELLSSGELNHLPLKERMVEIGGRWHKLTQAQKDRYKKIAEERQKQYKVQLEHWLKSLSSTDRMAYKEYTSSKRKTTSKPGGPTAKVKASGSKKSESEDDEEDDDEDDDDDEDEEEEEDEEEKESSEEESSSEGSDDDDDDEEDEEKEEEEEEDKENESESSNSSSSSSEESTESESD, encoded by the exons ATGAACGGAGCAACGGAGCCCCCGGCCCGGGACGTGTTGGCCAAAGAGCAGG ACGCCTGGTCGAAGGAGGACCTGCTGCACCTCCTGGAGAACATGAAGCTCAACATCCCCCCGAATGACGTCAGCAAGTTCAAGACGTCGGAGTCGCACCTCAACTGGGACAAGGTGGCCTTCAACCATCACACGGGGGACGTGTGCAGGCAGAAGTGGCTTCAGATCTCAAACAAG ATCCGTAAGTTCCGCACGCTAACGGAGCTGATTGTGGACGCTGAAGACCAAGTCCAGAATCCTTACAAGGGCAAGAAGTTAAAG CAACATCCCGACTTCCCAAAGAAGCCGCTGACTCCGTACTTCCGGTTCTTCACGGAGAAGAGAGCCAAGTATGCCAAGCTGCACCCCGAGATGAGCAGCCTGGACCTCACCAAGATCCTGTCCAAGAAGTACAAGGAGCTGCCGGAGAAGAAGAAG ATGAAGTACATCGAAGACTTTCAGAGGGAGAAGGAAGAGTACGAGCGCAGCATGGACAAGTTCAG GAAAGATCACCCGGACCTGATGGAGAACCTCAAGCGCTCGGACGTCCCGGACAAACCAAAAACCCCTCAGCAGCTTTGGTACAACCACGAGAAGAAGGCCTACCTGAAGAATTACCCAGAC GCGACAACAAAAGAGATTAAAGAGAATTTAGCCAAGCAGTGGACGCAGCTGTCTGACAAGAAGCGGCTCAAGTGGATCAACAAATCCCTGGAGCAGCAGAAGCAGTATGAG GAGCTCATGCGGGTCTACGTTCACCAGCACCCTGAGCTGAACATCTCTCAGGAGGTGATCAGCAAGTCCACCCTCACCAAAGCAGAGAGGCAGCTGAAGGACAAATTTGCGGGCCGACCCACCAAGCCACCCCC GAACTGCTACTCCATGTACTGCGCCGAGCTCATGTCCAACATGAAGGACGTCCCGAGCACCGAGCGGATGATGATGTGCAGTAAGCAGTGGAAGCTGCTCTCCCAGAAGCAGAAGGACGTTTACCAGAAGCGCTGTGAGCAG AGAAAGAAGGATTATGAAGTGGAGCTGAACCGCTACCTGTGT TCTCTGCCAGAAAAGGAGCAGCAGCGTGTGCTGGAGGAGGAGAAGATGCAGGGCTACAACAAGAGAGTAACCAGCAGCCCCTCATCCAGGAGCAACTCCAACGCCAAG GGGAGCTCAGGTAAGCCCAAGCGGCCCATCTCTGCCATGTTCATCTTCTCTGAGGAGAAACGCAAAAAGCTTCAGGAGGAACGTCCCGATCTGTCAGAGAATGAGTTGACCCGCCTGCTGGCTCGGATGTGGAATGAACTGTCGGATAAAAAGAAG GAGAAGTACAAGCGCCTGGAGGCGGTGGTGAAGGCCGAGTCCGAGAAGGAGCGCAGCAGTCTACCCGAGTCCCCCAAGACGGCCGAGGAGATCTGGCAGCAGAGTGTCATTGGCGATTACCTGGCCCGCTACCGG AATGACCGGGCCAAAGCCCTCAAAGCCATGGAGGCCACCTGGAACACGatggagaagaaggagaagatgatGTGGATCAAGAAAGCTGCCGAGGATCAGAAGAGATACGAG AGAGAGCTCAGTGAGATGCGAGCCCCGCCTCCCTCGGGCAAAAAGATGAAATTCGAAGGGGAGCCCAAGAAACCTCCCAT GAACGGATACCAGAAGTTCTCTCAGGAGCTGCTGTCCAGTGGGGAGCTCAATCACTTACCGCTGAAGGAGCGCATGGTGGAGATCGGAGGCCGCTGGCACAAACTGACGCAGGCTCAAAAGGACCGCTACAAGAAGATCGCCGAGGAGAGGCAGAAGCAATATAAGGTGCAGCTGGAGCACTGGCTCAAG TCCTTGTCCTCCACCGACAGAATGGCCTATAAGGAGTACACGTCAAGT AAAAGGAAAACCACGTCAAAGCCCGGGGGTCCCACTGCCAAGGTGAAGGCCAGCGGCTCCAAGAAGTCG GAGTCAGAGGATGACGAAGAAGACGACGacgaggatgatgatgatgatgaggacgaggaggaggaagaagatgagGAAGAGAAGGAGTCTTCAGAAGAAGAGTCTTCCAGTGAAggaagtgatgatgatgatgatgacgaggAGGATGAAGAG aaggaggaagaggaggaagaggacaaggagaACGAGTCGGAGTCCAGCAACAGCAGCTCCTCCAGCTCGGAGGAGAGCACGGAGTCGGAGTCGGACTGA
- the atxn7l3a gene encoding ataxin-7-like protein 3, with product MKMEDMTLSGPDSKQEAIAHEIFNDLIDDACLGLCFDVHRAVKCGYFFLDETDPESMKDFEIVDQPGVDIFGQVYNQWKNKECVCPNCNRSIAASRFAPHLEKCLGMGRNSSRIANRRIASSNNMNKSESDQEDNDDINDNDWSYGSEKKAKKRKSDKNPNSPRRSKSIKHKNGELSAGNAEPYKYAYNSGINYETLGPEELRSLLTTQCGVLSDHGKKMCPRALPDAEGSGENDAYEPPEGQAPLSRLQWDGSSDISPSDSASSKASTNNSESKKTKKKKPHMGLGSAPQPGVPSSSSSKKKKPKPPAAPNPNIYDDIN from the exons ATGAAAATGGAGGACATGACTCTGTCTGGCCCCGATAGCAAGCAAGAG GCCATCGCACACGAGATCTTCAATGATCTTATTGATGACGCTTGTCTGGGGCTCTGCTTCGACGTTCATCGAGCTGTGAAGTGCGGCTACTTCTTCTTGGATGAAACTGACCCCGAGAGCATGAAGGACTTCG aAATTGTGGACCAGCCTGGTGTGGATATTTTTGGCCAAGTGTACAATCAGTGGAAGAACAAAGAGTGCGTTTGTCCCAACTGTAACCGGAGCATTGCTGCCTCGCGCTTTGCCCCTCACCTGGAGAAGTGTCTGGGCATGGGAAGAAACAGCAGCCGGATTGCCAACCGCAG AATCGCCAGCAGTAACAACATGAACAAATCGGAGAGTGACCAGGAGGACAACGATGACATCAATGACAATGACTGGTCATATGGCTCAGAAAAGAAAG CTAAGAAGAGGAAGTCTGATAAG AATCCAAATTCTCCCCGAAGGTCAAAGTCTATTAAGCATAAAAACG GAGAGCTGAGTGCTGGCAACGCGGAGCCCTACAAG TATGCTTACAACTCGGGAATCAATTATGAAACCCTGGGCCCCGAGGAGCTGCGCTCCCTGCTGACTACG CAATGCGGAGTCCTCTCGGACCACGGCAAGAAGATGTGCCCACG CGCCCTCCCAGACGCAGAAGGCAGTGGAGAGAACGACGCTTATGAGCCCCCCGAGGGTCAGGCCCCCTTGAGCCGGCTTCAGTGGGACGGTTCCTCCGACATTTCACCTTCTGACTCTGCTTCCTCCAAAGCAA gcaCCAACAATTCTGAGTccaagaaaaccaaaaagaagaagccacaCATGGGCCTGGGCAGTGCCCCGCAGCCGGGGGTGCCAAGCTCGTCGTCGAGCAAGAAGAAGAAGCCCAAACCGCCAGCTGCACCAAACCCCAACATCTACGATGACATCAACTGA